From a region of the Marmota flaviventris isolate mMarFla1 chromosome 13, mMarFla1.hap1, whole genome shotgun sequence genome:
- the Sigmar1 gene encoding sigma non-opioid intracellular receptor 1 isoform X2, giving the protein MQWAVGRRWAWVALLLAAVAVLAQLVWLWLGTRSFVFQHEEIAQLARQYAGLDHELAFSRLIVELRRLHPGHVLPDEELQWVFVNAGGWMGAMCLLHASLSEYVLLFGTALGSRGHSGRYWAEISDTIISGIFHQWREGTTKSEVFYPAPRTSSLSSIPFAPMPGASGLSSPPTSLARTPDHSGLKEDLWMDRSRQACRHPLAGTRVQTGTYSNHTDTEVLLDKEGHNMLIHPIQRPIGTNGTYILDAKTCVYCGIMHSLIQRGSPTYT; this is encoded by the exons ATGCAGTGGGCCGTGGGTCGGCGGTGGGCGTGGGTCGCACTGCTTCTGGCTGCGGTGGCAGTGCTGGCCCAGCTTGTCTGGCTCTGGCTGGGTACGCGGAGCTTCGTCTTCCAGCACGAAGAGATCGCGCAGCTAGCGCGGCAGTACGCTG GGCTGGACCACGAGCTAGCCTTCTCTCGGTTGATCGTGGAGCTGCGGCGGCTGCACCCAGGCCACGTGCTACCTGACGAGGAGCTGCAGTGGGTGTTCGTGAACGCGGGCGGCTGGATGGGTGCCATGTGCCTTCTGCACGCCTCGCTGTCCGAGTACGTGCTGCTCTTCggcacagccctgggctcccGCGGCCACTCGG GGCGCTATTGGGCTGAGATCTCAGACACGATCATCTCTGGCATCTTCCACCAGTGGAGAGAGGGTACCACCAAAAGTGAGGTATTCTACCCAG CACCCAGGACTTCCTCACTCTCTTCTATACCCTTCGCTCCTATGCCCGGGGCCTCCGGCTTGAGCTCACCACCTACCTCTTTGGCCAGGACCCCTGACCATTCAGGCCTGAAGGAAGATCTGTGGATGGACAGGAGCAGGCAGGCCTGCAGACATCCACTTGCTGGAACCCGTGTACAGACAGGGACATACTCAAACCATACAGATACTGAGGTCCTACTGGACAAGGAGGGACATAACATGCTTATACATCCCATACAGAGACCCATAGGAACAAATGGGACATATATATTAGATGCCAAGACCTGTGTGTACTGCGGGATCATGCACTCACTCATCCAGAGAGGGAGTCCCACGTATACCTAG
- the Sigmar1 gene encoding sigma non-opioid intracellular receptor 1 isoform X1: MQWAVGRRWAWVALLLAAVAVLAQLVWLWLGTRSFVFQHEEIAQLARQYAGLDHELAFSRLIVELRRLHPGHVLPDEELQWVFVNAGGWMGAMCLLHASLSEYVLLFGTALGSRGHSGRYWAEISDTIISGIFHQWREGTTKSEVFYPGETVMHGPGEATAVEWGPNTWMVEYGRGVIPSTLAFALADTVFSTQDFLTLFYTLRSYARGLRLELTTYLFGQDP, from the exons ATGCAGTGGGCCGTGGGTCGGCGGTGGGCGTGGGTCGCACTGCTTCTGGCTGCGGTGGCAGTGCTGGCCCAGCTTGTCTGGCTCTGGCTGGGTACGCGGAGCTTCGTCTTCCAGCACGAAGAGATCGCGCAGCTAGCGCGGCAGTACGCTG GGCTGGACCACGAGCTAGCCTTCTCTCGGTTGATCGTGGAGCTGCGGCGGCTGCACCCAGGCCACGTGCTACCTGACGAGGAGCTGCAGTGGGTGTTCGTGAACGCGGGCGGCTGGATGGGTGCCATGTGCCTTCTGCACGCCTCGCTGTCCGAGTACGTGCTGCTCTTCggcacagccctgggctcccGCGGCCACTCGG GGCGCTATTGGGCTGAGATCTCAGACACGATCATCTCTGGCATCTTCCACCAGTGGAGAGAGGGTACCACCAAAAGTGAGGTATTCTACCCAG GAGAAACAGTGATGCACGGGCCTGGCGAGGCAACAGCTGTGGAGTGGGGGCCAAACACATGGATGGTGGAGTACGGACGGGGTGTCATCCCATCTACCCTGGCATTCGCACTGGCTGACACTGTCTTTAGCACCCAGGACTTCCTCACTCTCTTCTATACCCTTCGCTCCTATGCCCGGGGCCTCCGGCTTGAGCTCACCACCTACCTCTTTGGCCAGGACCCCTGA